The following are from one region of the Paenibacillus sp. JZ16 genome:
- a CDS encoding stage III sporulation protein AF — protein MDWLGGWLKSVIMVVLFAAFVDLILPGKALERYARLVLSLLILLTLLSPIIALITDPPRINWRWSWSGRRKGCRKRFSWSIFWHRPRS, from the coding sequence ATGGACTGGCTTGGAGGTTGGTTGAAAAGCGTCATCATGGTGGTTCTCTTTGCAGCCTTCGTTGATTTGATACTGCCCGGCAAGGCGCTTGAACGGTACGCCAGATTAGTCTTGAGCCTGTTGATTCTGCTTACGCTGCTTAGCCCGATTATCGCATTGATAACGGATCCCCCGAGAATCAACTGGCGATGGAGCTGGAGCGGCAGGAGAAAGGGCTGCCGGAAGAGGTTCAGCTGGAGCATATTCTGGCACAGGCCGAGAAGCTGA
- a CDS encoding SpoIIIAH-like family protein: MNNKRQTIWLVSMLSLMVILSAYYLFTDDSGTKAPPVAESTQVDGQKPGAGQEANGTAGAGDELVVNEVLEEGTDGDSGANEQGTDTSDTGAAGTEDPAEATQGEQGDQGKASGEAGKTEEPEVKESQEGAENSKDASSTGKEGAEESKDTSSTSNGKKTDEEVLEQVAANATSAAAQLESYKLDRSQKNMKLYDELMTKIDNHENKPEQTAQATEQLKAAEAKEEVILSIEEALQQQYGNAVVKEESEKYNVVVLSEKLDAKGAAGIVSLVMKELKVSPDKVTVQYVAP; this comes from the coding sequence ATGAATAACAAAAGACAAACCATATGGTTAGTATCCATGCTTAGTTTGATGGTCATCCTGTCAGCTTATTATTTATTCACCGACGATTCGGGAACGAAAGCGCCGCCGGTTGCCGAGAGCACGCAAGTGGACGGTCAGAAGCCGGGCGCTGGACAAGAAGCAAACGGAACCGCAGGCGCTGGCGACGAGCTGGTTGTGAACGAAGTGCTTGAAGAAGGCACTGACGGTGACTCCGGTGCCAATGAGCAAGGCACTGATACGAGCGATACAGGTGCGGCCGGCACGGAAGATCCTGCAGAAGCAACACAAGGTGAGCAAGGGGATCAAGGAAAAGCCAGCGGTGAAGCTGGAAAAACGGAAGAGCCGGAAGTGAAGGAATCCCAAGAGGGGGCCGAGAACTCCAAAGACGCTAGCAGCACAGGCAAAGAGGGAGCCGAGGAGTCCAAAGACACAAGCAGCACCAGCAACGGAAAGAAAACGGATGAAGAAGTGCTGGAGCAAGTGGCGGCCAATGCAACATCCGCAGCAGCTCAGTTGGAGTCCTATAAATTGGACCGCTCTCAAAAAAATATGAAATTATACGATGAGTTAATGACAAAGATCGACAATCATGAGAACAAGCCGGAGCAAACAGCTCAAGCAACCGAGCAGCTGAAAGCGGCCGAAGCAAAAGAGGAAGTGATTCTCAGCATCGAAGAAGCGCTGCAGCAGCAATACGGCAACGCCGTTGTGAAGGAAGAGAGCGAGAAGTATAATGTGGTCGTTCTGAGTGAAAAACTCGATGCCAAAGGTGCAGCCGGCATCGTGAGTCTTGTGATGAAGGAATTGAAGGTTTCGCCGGATAAAGTAACCGTTCAATATGTTGCGCCATAA
- a CDS encoding stage III sporulation protein AF, which produces MELERQEKGLPEEVQLEHILAQAEKLKETQQSQSLQWAGNELARVMKEEIAAETGEAVQEVKVVLAAVAGQDKGYAGAAIRSVDVRLVGGESENAEVDKREGKEPISIEPVDSVQVNVESMQSERDEKAAVKENAEAVSKAEEARADPVRDYISRRWDLEPDLITIYMPGQEQDKKL; this is translated from the coding sequence ATGGAGCTGGAGCGGCAGGAGAAAGGGCTGCCGGAAGAGGTTCAGCTGGAGCATATTCTGGCACAGGCCGAGAAGCTGAAGGAAACGCAGCAGAGCCAAAGCCTTCAGTGGGCAGGCAATGAATTAGCCCGGGTGATGAAAGAAGAGATTGCGGCAGAAACGGGGGAAGCGGTCCAGGAGGTCAAGGTGGTGCTGGCTGCAGTTGCTGGGCAGGACAAGGGATATGCAGGCGCTGCGATACGCTCCGTTGACGTAAGGCTGGTTGGAGGTGAATCGGAGAATGCAGAGGTAGACAAAAGGGAGGGTAAGGAGCCCATCAGCATAGAACCCGTGGATTCCGTTCAGGTGAATGTTGAATCCATGCAATCGGAACGGGATGAGAAGGCAGCGGTGAAAGAGAATGCAGAAGCAGTGAGCAAGGCCGAAGAAGCAAGAGCAGACCCGGTTCGGGATTACATTAGCCGCCGGTGGGATTTAGAGCCGGATCTGATCACGATATACATGCCAGGGCAGGAGCAGGATAAAAAGCTGTAG
- the spoIIIAG gene encoding stage III sporulation protein AG — MGNWLKRLEQWLGGGAGGARKMQTFRWLIILGLIGVAIMLFNSFVNVKKLDHENIGREPPPESAAVSTPQSGTSTSGGGEFESIEQDFESRTKTMLEQIVGVGAVDVMVTVESTEELVVQRDMKDTQELTEETDANGGKRHVTSYQRDGQIVTYESSGEETPIVTKKIKPQVRGVLVVAKGAENDVVKSLIVDAIQRGLNVPSYRISVVPRKQE; from the coding sequence ATGGGAAATTGGTTGAAGCGGTTGGAGCAATGGCTTGGCGGAGGAGCTGGCGGAGCAAGAAAAATGCAAACCTTCAGATGGTTGATCATTCTAGGTCTGATCGGCGTCGCGATTATGCTGTTCAACTCCTTCGTCAATGTGAAGAAGCTGGATCATGAGAATATCGGCCGCGAGCCGCCGCCGGAGTCTGCAGCGGTCTCAACGCCCCAAAGCGGGACTTCAACCAGCGGCGGCGGTGAGTTCGAAAGTATCGAGCAGGATTTTGAAAGTCGCACCAAAACCATGCTGGAACAGATTGTTGGGGTTGGGGCCGTCGATGTCATGGTGACTGTGGAATCTACAGAAGAGCTGGTCGTCCAGCGAGATATGAAAGATACCCAGGAGCTGACGGAGGAAACCGATGCTAACGGAGGTAAGCGCCATGTAACAAGTTATCAGCGAGACGGCCAGATTGTCACCTATGAATCATCCGGGGAAGAAACCCCAATCGTCACCAAGAAGATCAAGCCTCAAGTCCGGGGTGTGCTCGTCGTAGCCAAGGGAGCCGAGAATGATGTTGTAAAGAGCTTGATCGTGGATGCGATCCAGCGAGGCCTCAATGTCCCGTCTTATCGTATATCCGTTGTCCCGCGTAAACAGGAATAA
- the spoIIIAE gene encoding stage III sporulation protein AE — protein sequence MVTGVIPRKGLAVFRLLILMLFMSGLFCGTVSAADAANPADEWVEQQTQQLPTDQVEKYWDRLMKDYGGFFPDGKTPSLMDMLLPGGDGLSFKGVMSGIGKYLWHEVLYNGKLLATIVMLSIMSLILENLQTAFEKSTVSRVAYTICYMVVLVIAVNSFSIAIGYARDAITQMIDFMMAMLPLLFALMASMGNVVTVTVAHPLVIFMVHTVGTLISTVVFPLLFFSALLHLVSSLSEKYKLTQLGNLLRGISMGVLGVLLTVFLGVISVQGLTSSVTDGVTIRAAKYVTGNFVPVVGKMFADATDTVISASLLVKNSIGLAGVIIILFLCAFPAIKILTLALIYNIAAAVMQPLGDTPIGTCLQTIGKTMLYVFTALAAVSMMFFLAITILLTAGNITVMMR from the coding sequence ATGGTTACAGGAGTAATACCTCGAAAAGGCTTGGCCGTGTTTCGTCTACTGATCCTGATGTTGTTTATGAGCGGATTGTTCTGCGGAACGGTAAGTGCGGCTGACGCGGCCAATCCAGCCGATGAGTGGGTTGAGCAGCAGACGCAGCAGCTGCCGACAGACCAGGTCGAGAAATACTGGGACCGGCTCATGAAGGATTACGGCGGTTTCTTCCCTGATGGAAAGACGCCGTCCCTGATGGATATGCTGCTTCCGGGCGGCGACGGTCTTAGCTTCAAAGGGGTTATGTCCGGCATCGGAAAATATTTGTGGCACGAGGTACTCTATAACGGCAAGCTGCTGGCAACCATCGTGATGCTGAGCATCATGAGCCTGATCCTTGAGAATCTGCAGACGGCCTTTGAAAAAAGCACCGTGAGTCGGGTTGCCTATACGATCTGTTACATGGTTGTCCTTGTCATTGCCGTTAACAGCTTCAGCATCGCGATAGGATATGCCCGGGACGCCATTACCCAAATGATCGATTTCATGATGGCGATGCTTCCCCTGCTTTTTGCACTGATGGCTTCGATGGGGAATGTGGTGACCGTCACGGTGGCTCATCCGCTAGTCATCTTCATGGTACATACGGTAGGTACGCTGATCAGCACGGTTGTGTTCCCGCTTCTGTTCTTCTCGGCTCTGCTGCACCTGGTTAGTTCGCTTTCCGAAAAGTACAAGCTAACCCAGCTTGGCAACCTGCTGCGAGGAATTTCGATGGGTGTTCTGGGCGTGCTGCTTACCGTGTTCCTGGGTGTCATCTCCGTCCAGGGACTGACCAGCTCGGTAACGGATGGGGTGACGATCCGGGCAGCCAAATATGTAACCGGCAATTTCGTCCCGGTAGTCGGCAAGATGTTCGCAGACGCAACGGATACCGTGATCTCGGCCTCATTACTCGTCAAGAATTCCATCGGGCTGGCAGGGGTCATCATTATTTTGTTCCTATGCGCATTCCCTGCGATCAAGATCTTGACGCTTGCCTTGATATATAACATCGCGGCGGCCGTCATGCAGCCGCTAGGAGACACCCCGATCGGCACCTGCCTGCAGACGATCGGGAAGACGATGCTGTATGTTTTTACAGCCTTGGCCGCAGTCAGTATGATGTTCTTCCTGGCCATAACGATTCTGCTCACGGCAGGCAACATTACCGTCATGATGAGGTGA